Genomic segment of Macellibacteroides fermentans:
CAAAATGGGGATCTGTGTTTCCCGAATTCTAACAGTGTCATTACCAAATACAGAAATGGCAACAAAAAGAAAGCAAAAATAAAAACAGATTTTTCTCATGAGATTATCAGTAATAAATTAATAAAAATACCATTGCCGCAACTTACATTGCAACCAAAACTTAGACTTTAGTGCATTGATGCAACTATATTACAACCAATGCGGGCGTTACGATAAGGGAGAAATATTAAAATCGCAATCAAACCATATATATAACAAAAAACCCATGGCAATTAAAAAATCGCCATGGTATTTTTTATTTAGAAATAATCTCTTTGCAAAGGTCGTACGACTTGATCATCATACGCGGTATATGGAATGGCCCTTTAAAAAGATTTCCTTTTGCAGGCTGAGCCACACTTCCATCACGACGAAGATACCCGTACCACTCTCCATACTCCTTATCGGGGAAATGAGCATACGTATAGTCGCTTATCTGCTTATGCATCTCAATATACTTCGGTTCGCCAGTTGCTTCATATGCATATAAAGCCGCAATGATTGCTTCGGTCTGAGGCCACCAGAATTTCATATCCTGCGAATAATCCTGTGGAGGCAGATTCAAACAATCTCTGAAGTTTATTATACCGCCATACTCCTTGTCCCAGCCCCATTCCCAGGACCAATCCAGAATAGTCAGACCCAAATCTACCAGTTCCTTATCCCAGTTTCTATACTTGGCTTCTTCCAAAATGAACCAGGCAGTCTCTATACAGTGACCAGGATTAATAGTCCGGCCCATATTTGTATTGATAAACTCGCCATTGGGGCCTACCGTTTCCAGTAAAGCTTTAAATTCAGGATGTATAAAATATTTGCGAATCTGATTAATTGACCACTCTATTTGCTCATCCAGAATAGGATCGCTTATTACCTGCCTGATACGTGAAGCCGTATTAATCAGAATCATAGTTAGAGAATGCCCCTGCATCTTCACACTATCACAATACTTTGAAGGAAGCAATCCCGGTGTTTCTGTTAGATGCTTTATCTGCTTAAATATCTTCAAGGCTTTTTCTGCATAGGTTTTATCACCTGTTGCCTGTGCATATTCTGCCATGGCGATAGCAGCAAACGATTCTGAAAACACATACCTGCGTTTACGGATGGGCTCTCCATTGTCTGTTACTTCAAAAAACATATGACCATCTGTATCGATACAGTATTTTTCAATAAAATCGAGTGTGCTTTTTGCCGCTTCAAGCCATTCGGGATTTTTCTCAATCGTATTATATGCAAACGAACATACAAAGGCGAATCGTCCTTGAAACCAAACAGATTTTGTTGTATCCATCAGGCTGCCGTCGCGGTTAACGCAGGTGTATACACCTCCGTGTTTCCGGTCCCAGCCAAACTGCATCCAAAAAGGCATTATATTTGTCAGCAGATCTTCCTTATATGAAGAAGACCACTGATTAAGATATTCTTTAACGTTATCCATAATTACTAGGCTTAACTTGATGTTTTTTTAATAGATTATTTTGCGGCGTTAGATTATATCAAGTCTGAATAATATCAGAATTTATTACATCTTTCAAAGAAGTTTATCGCTTCCAATTCTGATTTCATAGCTGCCTCTTCAGCATCGGTCATATTCTGGAACGGAGTTCTGTTTTTGCCAAGATCAAGACCGATAAGCTTCATAATTCTTTTACCTCCAACAATATTACCCCTATAATTACATATAACATTGATAACATCCTGTGAGAAGTTCTGACATTCGCGAGCGCGCTCCAAATCTCCTTTTTCCCAAGCATCGATAATTTCGACCAATACACGTCCGTTGTAATTCGTAGTACCGCCAATACCACCCTGAGCTCCACCCATGGCTAATGCTGGCAGAATAGTTTCATCCTGACCGTGCAACATATCGAACTTACCATTATTATATAAGCGGCATTGATTGTATTCATAAATACTCTCAAAAGTATATTTAATACCTGCAAAATTAGGAATACGACCATCTACTGCCTTCAAAAAAGGAAGCATTGGCAAAAAGACGCCACTAAGAGCGGGGATATGATAAAAATAAAAAGGTAATGCAGGAGCTCCACAGGCAATCTCTTCACAATATTTCACCAACTCCTCTACTCTTCCGGCTTTAGGGAAAGGAGAAGCCATAGCTCCGATACCCCAAGCTCCGATTTCCTGCGCATGAGCGGCCAATTTATTGCTCATTTTAACACATGTGCTTCCTACATGTACAATCACCTTAAAATCTTTTGGAGAAACTTCCATCCATCTTTCGGCCAGTTTAATGCGCTCATCTTCTGTGAGCATATAACCTTCACCCGACGACCCATTAATAAAAACACCTTTTAAACCATTGTTTGCCAACAATTTTGCATACGCTTCAATAGGTTCATAGTTTACCTCTCCATTTTCATAAAACGGAGTAAATGGAGCATTAATCAGACCTTTTATTTTTTCCATAATTTTATTTTTATGAGATTATTATCTTACTTATACAGCTAAACAAATATTCAATTTTAAATACAATGCAAACTTAAATAAAATATTTTAATATCAAATCTCTATTTAATGAATTTTAGACAATAATAACATAATAAACTCGTGTACGCATCGAATTTTCCACACCTAACCTTTTCTAAATAAAAAAGAGAAGCTACAAACTGTATAACTTCTCTTTTTTTTATAATAAGGCTATTATAAAAACATACGAAAGCAATGCTTAAATCATTCCTAAAATTTTTCCCCTCGAAAGCAGGCAGGCTCCTAACACCCCTGCATGATCACCTAGTTTTGAAATTTTAATTTCCGTATCCTGGTTAACCAGATTCAACGAGTATTTACGCACAGCACTTTTAATCGGCAGGCGGATATACTCATCTGTAAGTGAAATACCTCCGCCAAGAATAACCAATTCCGGATTGAAAATATTCATTAATCCGGCGATTGCTTTTCCAAGATTAGTCCCGATATGTTCCAGAATTTCGATAGACAACACATCCTCTTTTTGAATCGCATCGATTAAATCATTTAGCGTTATTTCTGCTCCGCTATTTATTTTATCGGCTAAAATGGTACTGCTACCCTCTTTATATCGTTCAATCAACATTCTATGAAGCGCAGATCCTGATGCTTCGGTTTCAAGACATCCTTTTTTGCCGCAATGACAAATTATTTCATTGTCGTACAAACAGAAATGGCCAAATTCTCCTGAAAATCCGGATTTTCCGTAATATAGTTTACCATCCAGAATAATACCTACACCCAATCCCCAGCTAATATTTACAAAAATCAAATTTTTCTCTCCCTTTACGGCACCTTTCATATACTCGCCATATGCCATTGCACGGGTATCATTCTCGATGTAGACCTTAAGTTTAAGGCGCTCTTCAATTATTAAGGAAAGAGGCTTTTCTTCAAAATAGAAGAAACTATAGCTATAACCGGATATAGGGTTTACACGTCCTGTAATATTAATACCTACAGATAGAATCTTATCACGTGAAACCTTCAGCGAACCAATAAATTCGTCGATGATAATACATAGATTCTCCAAGGCTGCCGGAGTGTTCTCCAAAGTAAAAGGCACCTCATCTTCCAGCGAGATAAATTTTCCTTTGAAATCTACCGCAGCAATATTGATCGAGTCTCTGCGCACATCCACTCCGATAAAATAACCAGATTCCGGATTAAGTCCATATATGTTTGGTTTACGGCCTCCACTGGTTTCCTGTTTACCAAAATCAAGTATATACCCCTCTTCCAGCAACTCACCAACCAGTTTAGTTACCGTAGGAATACTCAGATCCATTTCTTTGCAAAGATCGGCAATGGTTGCATCACCATTTGCAATATAATAATGTATAATCTTCTTCTTAAGAGCGGCTGTACGATTGCCTTCCACGGCAATCAAAAAATCTGTACTCATATTTATTTTTTACATTTACAATAGGTTAATAGAATATTGAATATTTATTGAAGCTGTTTGATACGTACATCGATTGACTTATCGGAAGCCAGTCGTTTTTTCAATTGGGTAACATCCGTATCTCCGTAATGATAGGGATACAAAATTCGGGGGTTAATCATCCGGGCTGCATTTACGGCTTGTTCGATCGTCATTGTATAAGGTTGGTTAACCGGAATAAAAGCAATATCGATATCACCCAAGGTAGCCATTTCCGGAATATCTTCCGTATCGCCGGCCACATAGATACGCATACCTCCAAGGGTTAAAATATATCCGTTGTCACGGTGTTTAGGATGATACATC
This window contains:
- a CDS encoding AGE family epimerase/isomerase; its protein translation is MDNVKEYLNQWSSSYKEDLLTNIMPFWMQFGWDRKHGGVYTCVNRDGSLMDTTKSVWFQGRFAFVCSFAYNTIEKNPEWLEAAKSTLDFIEKYCIDTDGHMFFEVTDNGEPIRKRRYVFSESFAAIAMAEYAQATGDKTYAEKALKIFKQIKHLTETPGLLPSKYCDSVKMQGHSLTMILINTASRIRQVISDPILDEQIEWSINQIRKYFIHPEFKALLETVGPNGEFINTNMGRTINPGHCIETAWFILEEAKYRNWDKELVDLGLTILDWSWEWGWDKEYGGIINFRDCLNLPPQDYSQDMKFWWPQTEAIIAALYAYEATGEPKYIEMHKQISDYTYAHFPDKEYGEWYGYLRRDGSVAQPAKGNLFKGPFHIPRMMIKSYDLCKEIISK
- a CDS encoding dihydrodipicolinate synthase family protein, which codes for MEKIKGLINAPFTPFYENGEVNYEPIEAYAKLLANNGLKGVFINGSSGEGYMLTEDERIKLAERWMEVSPKDFKVIVHVGSTCVKMSNKLAAHAQEIGAWGIGAMASPFPKAGRVEELVKYCEEIACGAPALPFYFYHIPALSGVFLPMLPFLKAVDGRIPNFAGIKYTFESIYEYNQCRLYNNGKFDMLHGQDETILPALAMGGAQGGIGGTTNYNGRVLVEIIDAWEKGDLERARECQNFSQDVINVICNYRGNIVGGKRIMKLIGLDLGKNRTPFQNMTDAEEAAMKSELEAINFFERCNKF
- a CDS encoding ROK family transcriptional regulator, encoding MSTDFLIAVEGNRTAALKKKIIHYYIANGDATIADLCKEMDLSIPTVTKLVGELLEEGYILDFGKQETSGGRKPNIYGLNPESGYFIGVDVRRDSINIAAVDFKGKFISLEDEVPFTLENTPAALENLCIIIDEFIGSLKVSRDKILSVGINITGRVNPISGYSYSFFYFEEKPLSLIIEERLKLKVYIENDTRAMAYGEYMKGAVKGEKNLIFVNISWGLGVGIILDGKLYYGKSGFSGEFGHFCLYDNEIICHCGKKGCLETEASGSALHRMLIERYKEGSSTILADKINSGAEITLNDLIDAIQKEDVLSIEILEHIGTNLGKAIAGLMNIFNPELVILGGGISLTDEYIRLPIKSAVRKYSLNLVNQDTEIKISKLGDHAGVLGACLLSRGKILGMI